A genomic region of Caloenas nicobarica isolate bCalNic1 chromosome 9, bCalNic1.hap1, whole genome shotgun sequence contains the following coding sequences:
- the LOC135992213 gene encoding uncharacterized protein LOC135992213, with translation MPSTLTPNCRRVFPTCSPTPSISRSPDHATVHQQISTPPSISRSPDHATVHQQIPRPRHRPSADPHATVHQQIPRPRHRPSADAHTTPPSISRCPHHATFHQQMPTPPSISRSPDHATVHQQIPTPPSISRCPHHATVHQQIPTPPSISRSPDHATVHQQIPTPPSISRSPRHRPSADPHQRSLLPGKLLPQVQQVSDRTTKISFK, from the coding sequence ATGCCTTCCACTCTCACTCCCAACTGCAGGAGAGTTTTCCCTACCTGCTCTCCCACACCGTCCATCAGCAGATCCCCAGACCACGCCACCGTCCATCAGCAGATCTCCACGCCACCGTCCATCAGCAGATCCCCAGACCACGCCACCGTCCATCAGCAGATCCCCAGACCACGCCACCGTCCATCAGCAGATCCCCACGCCACCGTCCATCAGCAGATCCCCAGACCACGCCACCGTCCATCAGCAGATGCCCACACCACGCCACCTTCCATCAGCAGATGCCCACACCACGCCACCTTCCATCAGCAGATGCCCACACCACCGTCCATCAGCAGATCCCCAGACCACGCCACTGTCCATCAGCAGATCCCCACACCACCGTCCATCAGCAGATGCCCACACCATGCCACCGTCCATCAGCAGATCCCCACACCACCGTCCATCAGCAGATCCCCAGACCACGCCACCGTCCATCAGCAGATCCCCACGCCACCGTCCATCAGCAGATCCCCACGCCACCGTCCATCAGCAGATCCCCACCAacgctctctcctccctgggaAGCTGTTGCCCCAAGTTCAGCAAGTTTCAGATCGCACTACAAagatttcctttaaataa